A section of the Apostichopus japonicus isolate 1M-3 chromosome 1, ASM3797524v1, whole genome shotgun sequence genome encodes:
- the LOC139968611 gene encoding muscarinic acetylcholine receptor M5-like, translated as MGDCDAEPINTAKGEDNEEGSGNSLLKIIVVACIYSVIIVLTILGNLLVILAYQSERNIRRSVGNIFIVNLAIVGLIVGSCFLTINCIWLITDDWIFGEYPCKVWMLVDYTTSYMLVVSMIYISLDRLLQIKLGMTYYKFQTPFRAKTMIAVAWFVIFSYYSVVIFGWSRFTSRTIIDYSTNCEMETICSQKYNLAMVFVEFLFPFVVLLSLNIRVFWEIRLRAKGLVVSKSFPQNGTVESTFTTTTVATSNDSFNNNNKCKLFPFFPLRKSRNSQNVNGPCVNVEEKQDCVVDTSDHGKEEIEIRPHQANIATNNETQKSGNSEKRVQSRLTARHKREIRHCTKAGVTLACLVGVFVICWLPITLITAFFSSNKISELWWEVANNLLWCNATLNPILYALTNLHFRNAFKKLTTIRKLSHRNGL; from the coding sequence atgGGCGACTGCGATGCCGAACCAATCAACACCGCCAAAGGGGAAGATAATGAAGAGGGAAGTGGAAACTCTCTCTTGAAGATCATCGTCGTTGCATGCATCTATTCAGTTATTATAGTGCTGACGATTTTAGGAAATCTTCTGGTCATATTGGCTTACCAATCTGAGCGAAACATTCGGCGGTCAGTTGGAAATATTTTCATCGTCAATCTTGCAATTGTTGGCCTCATAGTAGGATCTTGTTTCCTCACCATAAATTGCATCTGGTTAATTACTGACGATTGGATCTTCGGTGAATATCCTTGTAAAGTATGGATGCTGGTGGATTATACCACCAGCTACATGTTAGTCGTGAGTATGATTTATATTAGTCTCGATAGACTCTTGCAAATTAAGTTAGGTATGACTTATTACAAATTCCAAACGCCATTTCGCGCGAAAACTATGATAGCCGTTGCGTGGTTCGTTATATTCAGTTATTACAGTGTGGTTATCTTCGGATGGTCTCGGTTTACGTCCAGGACGATTATAGATTACTCAACGAACTGTGAGATGGAAACGATTTGTAGTCAGAAATACAATTTAGCGATGGTCTTTGTGGAGTTTCTGTTTCCTTTCGTTGTTTTGTTATCGTTGAATATCCGAGTGTTTTGGGAGATTCGCTTAAGAGCCAAAGGCCTCGTTGTATCTAAATCATTCCCACAGAATGGAACTGTTGAGTCCACATTCACTACAACAACCGTTGCGACGTCTAACGATtcgtttaataataataataaatgcaaactTTTCCCGTTTTTTCCGTTAAGGAAGTCAAGAAATTCTCAAAATGTGAATGGTCCTTGCGTCAACGTCGAAGAGAAACAGGACTGTGTAGTTGATACAAGTGATCACggaaaagaagaaattgaaattaGACCACACCAAGCAAATATAGCAACGAACAACGAGACACAGAAATCTGGAAATTCTGAGAAACGTGTGCAAAGTCGTTTAACTGCGAGACATAAGCGGGAAATCAGACATTGCACTAAAGCAGGAGTGACCCTTGCTTGTCTCGTTGGTGTCTTTGTGATTTGTTGGCTGCCAATTACTCTAATCACCGCATTTTTCTCATCTAATAAAATCTCTGAACTTTGGTGGGAAGTAGCAAATAACCTTCTATGGTGCAATGCTACACTGAACCCAATATTATACGCGTTAACTAATTTGCATTTCAGAAATGCGTTTAAAAAGCTTACAACAATCCGGAAACTCAGTCACAGAAATGGTTTATGA